In Myxococcales bacterium, the following are encoded in one genomic region:
- a CDS encoding histone deacetylase: MLGYVLDELFIHHHAPSGHPERPARIAAVRDAVAATDLATRARHVPIRAATDEELGRVHGADYLASLARTLPGASGWLDGDTYYSPRTWDAALAAAGSVAELAIQVMAGTLSAGYALVRPPGHHAERDRAMGFCLLNNVAVAAAAARAAGAARVAILDWDVHHGNGTQQIFWDDPTVMYQSIHQFPFYPGTGAPDEIGGPAARGATVNVGLPAGGDDRDYLAAYDHVLGPALAAFRPDLILVSAGFDAHQADPLAGMKVSRYGFARLAARVRTAADALCGGRWVVALEGGYDLDGLSEGATATLAAMLAPADGLASTAPIELADASPGAQRAIAESLRARTGLAVEAP; this comes from the coding sequence ATGCTCGGCTACGTCCTGGATGAGCTGTTCATCCACCACCACGCACCGTCGGGGCACCCCGAGCGTCCCGCTCGGATCGCCGCCGTGCGCGATGCCGTCGCCGCGACCGACCTCGCGACCCGCGCGCGCCACGTGCCGATCCGGGCGGCCACCGATGAGGAGCTGGGGCGCGTCCACGGCGCGGACTACCTCGCGTCGCTGGCGCGCACGCTGCCCGGCGCGAGCGGCTGGCTCGACGGCGACACCTACTATTCGCCGCGCACCTGGGACGCCGCCCTGGCCGCGGCCGGCTCGGTGGCCGAGCTGGCGATCCAGGTCATGGCCGGCACGCTGTCGGCCGGCTACGCGCTGGTGCGTCCGCCCGGGCACCACGCCGAGCGCGATCGCGCGATGGGCTTCTGTCTGCTCAACAACGTCGCCGTGGCCGCGGCCGCGGCGCGCGCGGCCGGCGCCGCGCGGGTGGCGATCCTCGATTGGGACGTCCACCACGGCAACGGCACGCAACAGATCTTCTGGGACGACCCGACCGTGATGTACCAGTCGATCCATCAGTTCCCGTTCTATCCCGGCACCGGCGCCCCCGACGAGATCGGCGGGCCGGCCGCGCGCGGCGCCACCGTCAACGTCGGCCTGCCGGCCGGCGGCGACGATCGCGACTACCTGGCCGCGTACGATCACGTGCTCGGGCCGGCGCTCGCGGCGTTCCGCCCCGATCTGATCCTGGTGTCGGCCGGGTTCGACGCGCACCAGGCCGATCCGCTGGCCGGCATGAAGGTGTCGCGCTACGGGTTCGCCCGCCTGGCGGCGCGGGTGCGCACCGCCGCCGACGCGCTGTGCGGCGGCCGCTGGGTCGTGGCGCTCGAGGGCGGCTACGACCTCGACGGGCTCAGCGAGGGCGCGACCGCGACGCTCGCCGCGATGCTGGCGCCGGCCGACGGCCTGGCCTCGACCGCGCCGATCGAGCTCGCCGACGCCAGCCCGGGCGCCCAGCGCGCGATCGCCGAGAGCCTGCGCGCGCGCACCGGCCTCGCCGTGGAGGCCCCGTGA